One Carya illinoinensis cultivar Pawnee chromosome 5, C.illinoinensisPawnee_v1, whole genome shotgun sequence genomic window, gGCTGCAGGTATATATACAGTACTAGTACGACGTTTAACCAGTTAATTAATTATGTTTACACGTGTATTGATTTTGATGGAAATTAAGGTACCATATATGAAACGAAGTCATGGACTCATGATGGCAGACTCATGCATGAAATACTCATGTtaactacgtacgtacgtacgtacatttGAAGACATATTTTTGCAGGGATGCTAGCTGTAAACTACGTCGTTTTAATACACAAACCAGAACTACCGTAGAAGACCAAAATATACATACCCGATAATTTAGGGGTGGAATCGGTCTGTCCGGTCTAGGGTGAAGATTTATTCGATTCGTTTAGTCTGGTtcgatctttttttttaaaacaatatattaataaaaaattttatttaaattattaaattaaaattaaataaatcattaatataaattatgtaactaactcattaaaaaatattttatataatcaatgataataaattagatgaaaattacataattaatttatataattattatatacaaataatatattagattatttaaaatacatatagaagTTTGGTCCAGTCCAATCCAGGTCCAAAATTTATAGGTCTCGGGATTGGATCGAATAATTTCGGTCCACACCTTTTACGACGAGACCGTCCAGACTAGAGTTTGATTCAATCCTGTCGACTTACACCCCTACCTAATATTTTAAGAagtattggatatatatatatatataagcaatcGTACGTTGTATCGAGTAGTTTGACCAACTATGAGCATATATGGTAATAATAAGTAAGTATTTGATTAAATAATGGAAATGGTAGCACCAAattatgactatatatatatatatatgaaacaagttgataattatataattaagtagTATATAATTAAGCACAAATGGGAGAGAGTAAGCATGAttatatataagagaaaattAAGAAATGTGGAGTGACGTACTAGTGCATGTCATCGATCTTAATCTTTTCAGCCGggttgcatgtatatatatatatttatttaaaaaaacttagagaatattttaatacaacATGGCCTTTaagatgaataatatatattgtatttgaaatgagtaatgctacatataatcgTTGAGTGTGTAAATACtgcacaataattttaaaaaagagtggagttcacgattaaaaagttaattttttttatatgtatttcgtattaattcactttttttaaaaagactcCACGACATTTGCACAATCACGAtcataaatatcattatttatttaaaattaatgggTCACAACCTATTATATGGATTGATTGCTGACCATGATCAATAATGCAATGACATTTCAAATTGGGGATTGTGAGTGCACGCATGgaaaattaatattagattaattaatgcaatattaacacatccatctcctcaattttctttttctaattagaAGACGACGACTCCGACGACTCCACCACATGATGTACGTGCGTGCTAGCTCTTGGAAAATTGAATAATCCAAATCAAACGCCTCTGACAAAAGCAACATTGGATTCATTGGAATATGACTCGTGACCCAATTTCCCTCCTCCAGCTTCTGCAATTGCTTTCAATAATTGCTTTCAATAACATGCATGCAGCTAGCCTCCATTACTACTTTCTATTCATTAACGGTTGGTTTGAACGGTTAGCTAAgttgaattgaattaaaaattaaaaattaaataaatattattaaaaaattatttttaataataataagatgaattgagataaattatgatgaattgaaaaattaaagacagtctagattttaattttcGACCTTGTCAAAtcacttattatttttaaaatttgaatttatgaaattaaataaatataattacgtacgttatcattttcatacttttggtctaaattatttcttaacaaatagatttaataaatacatgaaatattttaattagataaaGGTAAAATatagagaacaaaaaaaaaaaaatcaatacataCCTGTGtccaaatattaaataaatcgatgaaaaaaatataaattgaattatttaaattatattccaGTTGAAGGGTCTGACTTGAACACTGTCGTCGAGCCACGAGATCGATACGTCCAAGTTTGCCATGCATGCTGTTTCGTATATACGTTAGAACGAGGAAGGGAAGAAATTTCAACGAGTAAAATTAGGAAGCGATTTAATTTGGGAAAGGAAAAGCGGCTCAACGAACTCTGTTGCGGCCAAACCAGACTTACCCGCCATCttacttagagagagagagagagagcggagCAGCAGAAAACGAACGAACGTACACgtaatctcaaataaataaataaatatactcACAACGACAGAATGAGAAGATGGGTCAAATGGATGATTGAGACTGAAATGTTGACATCGTATTCTGAaattataaatgatatttgcagtatataagtattgtgtatttttttaaaaaaaattaaataattataaatttttttataaaataaatatttttttaataataaatctcattttaaaaaatatgtaattaaataattaatcacACGCACCCAATActctaatattttctttttggttttgtcGTTCAAAGCTTACATGTGGTCATCCTCCTCTTGGCCGAGCCGGCACAACCGGCTactatataaatgatatttgtaattaaaaaatatataaatattatataattctttttaaaaattaaatatatataaaatttacataaaaaattataattttttaataataattttattttttttcaaaataaatacacgatatttatatattttataattataaagtaatattactcatttatatatataataggacgacaaataaattaattgccTTATCTCCTCCAAGGGGGTGCATAACTTTCCGGTACCCAATGATCTCCattatgattaatttattagtctaaatgtaaaaaaactcatttgaaaTTGACCATTCAGTAATAGTGTTAAGACTAGTTATCTTAATAGATAcatcaatattatttaattgctttaacaattaataaaaataatatatttctttttgtaaataaaaattaatattgatcaAGATTGTCTACTTTTGTCAATTGGGTAAATTTATAAAGACATTATTCTCCCCAACTAGCATGATTcagcctttatttttttttttaagaaaaaacaaaaccataactttcaagtttaattcaacttagatttttgaattttttttaataaaggatTTGTTATTAAATATAGTAGCAAATTGCAATATTTACTCTCCTTCTCTTGGTGTGCAAGTTATTCTTTTTGCTAGCCAGCCAAAGAAAAGTTGGTCTTGTTGCCAATATTAGGAAGGTCCTGGAATTCTCCTACATCATGGTCCCTGTCCTCTTTGGTTTTCATCTTTATCTACCTTTCAACCTTTTACTATCCATCTGCTATATTCTGAGAAGAGATGCtactccttttcttttctctccttttgCCTCATTTCATAATGACTGATTTCAAGCTGGAGATCATCATCCATTCATCCTcctctatatatatttgtttacatTCTGGAATGATGTTGCAATGATTTCTTTAAAGAAACTACCTTTTGGCTCTAAGAAATCCCAACATATATATTGAGAACAATGATATTTACATTGCCTCCAAGCATAGCTTCTTGAAAACATTTGCTGAGAATGCTttgggaaaaaaacaaaaattatgtaGTCTCGTTTAGTTACATAGATGACACAAAATAAAAGTtgagagttgaataaaatattattaaaatataatttttgttttaaaatttaaaaaagttgaatatgagatagatgagataatttgaacTGTGTAactaaaccaaatataaaatcTAACAGTTTTTAGAGTTTTAAATCGAGAGATCCCAAGCATCGAacaatttatctatatataggtAGATCCTATATTCTTATATATCTTATTAATTGGTCATGCAATTGTCATTCAATCAAAAGCATAactaaaaattttcattattgcTTGATCATGTAAAAGGCATGGGAACTGATCTGCATTAAGTTCTTgtgagaaaagagaagaaaaattatcaaacctaaatcatatttttttcccctataaaaaaactataaattaagttttttttttttttttttcacaaaattctcattcaaATCACAAGAACATATATAAAACaacatttgaaatttgaatattgaTTGACCTCGAGAATAGCATGGGCACTGGTCAAGTTAGTGTGAGaaaaatgcattcatacttatattataataaagtaatattatttacaatcaTAGAATACATATATAAGcgtcgtgtaattattttaaaaaagagtgaagtttattattaaaaaattaatttttttatgtgtatctcatatttactcacttttttaaagagattgattGCACGGTACTTACGTAATCTATAatgataaatatcattttttattataataagacaaaaaaataaataaacattagtaattttaaaaaattatgaagatttATTTATTGCTAAAAATAGCGTGCTGTTGCCaggtaataaaattttatgagaCCATATATTAGTACTGAGTGTCAGATATTTGGGACCAATGGATCCCAAATAACATGCCTActcaataaataaacaataattggaaaaatagcattcaattattttttaaaaaatatgagtaaTTTATAATTGGTTTGCTTTTATTGACCTATCATGATCTCtactccttttctttcttttgggtcTTTGGCCAATCACCAAAAAAATCAATGGAGAATTCAATAGAATGTGGAGACATCGAGACTTTTGTCTGTACTTGGAAATTTCATAACCcaaagacccaaaaaaaaaaaaaaaaaacacacacacacattagtCCATCATGGTATTTCCAAGCAACTACATGGAGGCTTTAATCCAAATCACAAACCAAAACAACTCCAATCCTATCTAGAGAAGATTAAGATGCATGGCATTTAATTACAAgaaatatttttcacatttaattttaaaaaaatatatttaaattaatattattgacGTAATTTATTATGATATAATGAGCGTATCATGATATTTATATCTCGACAGAAccttatataattttagaaaaataggtTTTATATTTCCAATTTCTTATAGAAAAAACAATGAATaattcctaaaaaataaaaaataaaaagattaaattagttaaatcaaataaaaattgacTTAATAAGACCAAATCTAATGCGACAGAAGCGTTACCAACCGACCTGGCTCACACGGAGAGATTTGGTAcgtcaaagaaattaaaaaataataataagaaaaagagaggaaaaataagaaAGGGCAATAATGTAATAACACAAACAGGGATTAGACAGAGAAAATTCGGCAGAGGCGGTAGCCCGTACTCCGTAGGCGTCAAACTTTCCGTCAAACCATGCAAAACCCCTCCTTCGAAGCTCTTTACTTACTCCCCGTTGAACCGAgtaaactatttttatttttatttttataattatgattataATTAAAAAGGGAGAAGTCCATTAAAAGTATACACAGCCTGAAtactatacaaaataaataatattaaaaagaagaagaatatattaattaattaattttacacCGACGCAGCACAGAAGAAGAGTCTTTCACTCTCTCGCTTCTTCAGCTTACAAACAAACCGACGACAAACGCCGTGCTGTCAaaagattctctctctctctctctctgtgactcTGTCCCTTCTTTGCTTTTCccttatcttcttctttcttcttctttcctttacCCTCGCAAACCctaattattcatttttccttggAAACAAACAGATACCCTGGCCTAATCAACTCCTATCACACTGTCGCAATCATCCATCATGCCCCGTTCTCTCTCTCCATAACCTTCAAAATctgttcactttttttttttttttggcgtaCTTTCCACtgagtttttttattcttaaatttttgaATGGGGTGTTCGACGTCCAAGGTGGACGATCTCCCGGCGGTGGCACTCTGCCGGGACCGGATGACCTTCTTGGACGAGGCAATCCACCAGCGCTACGCTCTGGCCGAGGCCCACCTCGCTTACATTCGCTCCCTCAAAGGAATCGGCCGCTCCCTCCACGGTTTCATCAATGATTTAACCCATTCCGCCGCTTTGCCTCTTTCCCCCGAGCTCAATCTCCCGCCTCACAGAAAGGGAGACCCTGTCCATCATCGTCGCGATGACTCCGGTCACATCGATTTCAACTCCGGCTCGGACTCCGACGACGACGATTTGGGTTCGCTCCACCACGACTCGGGTCACTCATCGCCTCTTCACCAACAGGATCGTATTGAATACATGGATACGGATCAATTCGAAGATGGGGACGGACAGTTGGGTTCGTATCAGTTTCAAGGTTTCTTTCCTGGCGACGGAGGAGGACGTGGCGGCGACGGGTCTATGCACATGAATTATATGAAGAATAAGGCGACGCCTTCGGTGGTCTACGAGCAGAGGCCAGTGAGTTCAGAGAAGGTGTACATGGGTGAATCTTCTCCTGCTTATTCTGGTTATCCTCCTCAGTCTTATTATGGAAATACTAATCCCAGTTCTAGTGCTTATGCGTATCATGGGTCTGCTTCTCCCCCCAATCCGAATTATGGTAACTATGGTTCTGGTTACTATACTAATTCCCCGAGCCAAATGGATACGTCTTCCAAGAAGCCACCGCCCCCTCCGCCCTCGCCTCCGCAAGCTTCGGCATGGGATTTCTTGAACCCATTCGAGGGTTACGACAGATATTATGCGGCGTACACTCCGAGTAGGAACTCGAAGGACCTGAGGGAAGAAGAGGGGATTCCCGACTTGGAAGACGAGGATTACCAGCATGAGGTGGTGAAGGAAGTTCATGGGGAGGAGAAGTTTGTCGCTGATGGGGGTAGAAGCGGTGGTGATGGGAGTGGGGTGCGTTCCAAGGCTGTGGTGGACGACGCTGAGGCGTCAACGTCGCTATACGAGATTAGGCCCAGTTCTGTAGTAGAGAATGATAGGATGGGGTATGATGGACATACGGTGGAGAAGAAAGTTGTTGATAATGAGGAGAGATCCGAGGAGACTAGGGCCAGGTTTAAGGGTCCTCTGAGTGTGTCTCAAGTGGTAGAGGAAGTTGAGGTTCAATTTGACAGAGTTTCCGAGTCGGGGAAGGAGGTCGCGAAAATGCTTGAGGTCGGAAAGCTTCCTTATAACCGTAAACACCGTGTTTATCTTTATCAAGGTAACAATTTTTCTATACTAAATTTATTTGGTTCGTTGGATTGTACAATTATTATTGAGCTCACTTGATCTGTAAATTATTCCTCGTTTTGGGGCTGAATCAGAATGGGTCGATAATTTATGGATCATGAACAAAAATCTTCTCCTTATGTATGAGATGGGTTTCTATTTTGTTCAGCTTGAATGGGTTGGGCTTCATTTAGCTGCTCTTTTTAACTATCAATTTAATGGATCTTCGCAAAGCAGTTTCTTCCAAGACGTTGCACGTGGCTGCTCCTTCAATATCCATGGTATCCGCACAGCCTTCTACGTCTAAGGGTGCCCAGTCATCGTCAGCCTCTGACAAGGCGGGTCCGGCTCAATTGGACGTGGATGAAGATGTGGTGGGGTTGGGATCTACAAATCTTTCGTCTACTCTACAAAAGCTGTATCTTTGGGAGAAGAAACTCT contains:
- the LOC122311809 gene encoding protein ALTERED PHOSPHATE STARVATION RESPONSE 1-like — protein: MGCSTSKVDDLPAVALCRDRMTFLDEAIHQRYALAEAHLAYIRSLKGIGRSLHGFINDLTHSAALPLSPELNLPPHRKGDPVHHRRDDSGHIDFNSGSDSDDDDLGSLHHDSGHSSPLHQQDRIEYMDTDQFEDGDGQLGSYQFQGFFPGDGGGRGGDGSMHMNYMKNKATPSVVYEQRPVSSEKVYMGESSPAYSGYPPQSYYGNTNPSSSAYAYHGSASPPNPNYGNYGSGYYTNSPSQMDTSSKKPPPPPPSPPQASAWDFLNPFEGYDRYYAAYTPSRNSKDLREEEGIPDLEDEDYQHEVVKEVHGEEKFVADGGRSGGDGSGVRSKAVVDDAEASTSLYEIRPSSVVENDRMGYDGHTVEKKVVDNEERSEETRARFKGPLSVSQVVEEVEVQFDRVSESGKEVAKMLEVGKLPYNRKHRVYLYQVSSKTLHVAAPSISMVSAQPSTSKGAQSSSASDKAGPAQLDVDEDVVGLGSTNLSSTLQKLYLWEKKLYNEVKAEEKMRVDHDRKVDKLRRLDKKGAEAHKVDATRILIRSLSTRIKMAIQVVDKISATINKIRDEELWPQLNELIQGLTRMWKSMLECHRSQCQAIREAKGLGSIGLGKKLGDDHNRATSELVHELLRWTAAFYSWVSCQKGYVRALNNWLLRCILYEPEETDDGVAPFSPSRVGAPPVFVICNQWSQTLERISEKEVLDSMRDFTMSVYHSWEQYKLEMHQRMMANKDLDKKVKNLDREDQKIQKEIQVLDKIMVRVSGDGNSLSVGEVVYPSDTHNRSLQASLQQIFEAMERFAANSMRAYEELLQRSEEERVRQEHGRVSQG